The following is a genomic window from Parabacteroides johnsonii DSM 18315.
ATAAATCATCCTCTTTAACGCCATTCACTATTTTTGAATGATCAGATATGCCCACGTATTCTCTTCCACATTCTATAGCTAATTTTCTTAATTCAGAAATTTTACAACGCCCATCACTATAGTTAGTATGATTGTGAAAAGAGCCAAACAGTTTTTTCCCACAAATATAAGATTCGGAACCATTATTATTGATTGCATATTTATGTGGAAAATCAGCACTTTCTAAGTTTTCTACATAATACGCATATAGATCTGCTCTATCTGCTCCGTAAATTGATTTAGCTTTATCTGACAAATAATAGCGATATAGTTGCTGCTTACTATTTATCAAATCATTTTTTATTATCGACCGAAGTTCTTTAAGGTCTAGAAAGTTAGGCAAAATCAATGAACGAAGCCAATCTGGAATGTCAGCCAAATATCTATCAATAAATTCTATAGTTCCTTTATTTTTATATTCTCTGAAATATCCAATTGTTCTATTATCAAAGATTAACTGGTGAATATTATTTTGATCTATTATTGAATCGTCACTTTCTTTTGAAAAAGAATCGATAAGATTCAGTATTTGATTTGCATATAAATTTAGTTCTTCATCTCCGAAGAATAAACTTGCTCTTTCCAAATCGAAAAACTTATAATATAGCTTCTTATTTTGAATATTCATTAGACATCTATTGTTTATATCCACTCATTAATATCTTTTTTTGATACGCCCCATTGTATTTCTTGTTCCTGATTCGGTAAACAATACTTACAACACGGGATAGGCTTATTTAAAAAGTCAACGATCTCATCAATCGACTTAGCGTCATAAATATCAATAGAGTTGTTTAAGCTTGTATCAAATATATTTGAATGGAAATATTTTTGAAAAAATTTTGCTTTAAAAGGAACGACACAAGAAGACAACCTTCCATGTTCTAAAACAACACACCTTGCTTTCCAAAAGCACTTATTGAAATTTTCTTCCATATTCTGACTACCGCTACTATCTCTCAAATTTTTAAACCAACTCTTAGTAACTTTGCCTGGGGATTTTATACAATATAATTTTGTACCATAAAGACTAGCTTTCATATTAATTTTATCCCAATCTATGTCTATTGGATACATGGTAATACTGATTATTGTATTTGTATCTGCACATAATTTATATATTTTATCTGAGAGATTAGGTAAAAGCAATCCATTGGTACATAAGTATTTTTCTCCGGATACATATTGATTGGTAATTGTTATAAAATCTTCTAATTGAGGATGTAACAAAGCCTCTCCGCCCATAAGTTCCAAACAATGGATATTTCCATTTAACAACTCGTATAACCTACAAATATCTTTTTCAAATGTTTCTTTGTCTAGAAAGGATTTCTGGGCTAACGGAGAAAAATGACCACAACATTTACAATTTAAATTGCAATGATCCACAATATCAACGATAAATCTGATTTTATCTTTTGTAACTAACATAATACAGTATCAAATTTGACATTATATATACCAACCATTTAATATAAAGTTTCTCATATTAATATATTCTCTATTATAATATTTGAATCATTTAAAGTTATAAGTGAAAATCCTTCTCTTCCATGTGCAATTTGAAACTTTAAAAGTTTCGGGTGAAAAGCAAAGCCAATTGACGATGCTGAACTATATATTATACCGTCAATAGTCTTAATTTCATGATGGTGGGTATGTCCATATAATACCAATCTTATATTTTTATATTTATGAATAATATCATTGAATACATCACGATTTTCAAGTAACTTCCTATTAAGCCATCCATCCTGTTCAATAGGTGGATGATGAAGTACAATCACTGTAGGACCGCAAGAATGCTTTAATAGGTCAAGAAACTTGTCAGGGTAAAAATTACCTCGAGATTTTCCCGCCATAACTGAATTCAACATTATAAATGTCCAACCATTTAGCATAAACAATTCACAATTCTTATAGAACCACGATTTATGACTCCCATAAAATATATCAAGATTATCATGATTGCCAGGACAACAGAATGTAGGAATATTAGTTTTAGCCAATAAGTTATCTATGTAGTTATACGACCATGCAGATCCATCATTAGACAAATCACCGGAAATGATAATAGCATCAATATTATCCATAGTTTGAATCTTTTTAATAGCTTTATCAAAATGCAATTTGGTGTCTGTATTCCAAATTGGTAATCCATGATTCTCAAGGTGTATATCAGAAATATGTATTATTCTCATTATATATTGAACAGATTAAAAATATCATCATCAGAAACCTCTGATATATAAAAACTGTTGTACATATCAAAATCTATATCTAGTAAAATGCCGTTACATAGGTAAGGATATTCAGATGTAAAGTCTGGAAACTTATTTTTAAGTTCATTTTCTATTCGAGAAAAAATTTGTTCTCTATTACTTAACACCTGTGTCATAGAACATTTTCTATCTTTAATTTCAACATACACTCTTGTACCTTTAGGAATAAAAACTTTTGTTGAGTCCGTTACGGCTAATGCAAAAGTATATCGAATATAGCTATTTAAAAAAAGATCTTCTTTCGCAGTAAGTATTACTGCTGACTGAGAACCATAAATTAATGAATCAATAAATTTATGCAATATATCAATAAAATCTTCAGGAAGCTTATTAAAAACAAAATCCAAAATATTATCAGGTATTTCATCATAGAATGATGCAGCAATCGATCCTGCAATACATGCTTGTGTATCTGCATCACCACCCAAAGATACAGCTAAACGTATTGCATCCTCGAAATCAGATGATTGTAAAAATGCAATTATAGCTTCTGGTACACTTCCTTGACAACTAGAATCGAATGAATAATTAGTACGTATAGTGTTTATATCACGGCTAAGATTATAGCCAAATTTGTTTTCTATATAATCTTTAATATTTACTTTCGTAAATCCATGTCTTGCCAAGAAAATTGCTGCCGTAACTGCTTTTGCTCCTTTGATACCTTCTGAATGGTTATGAGTAATAATAGCAGTTTCTTCAGCTACTTGTAATGCATCCTTTAAACTTGGAGTTTTTAATACAATTGGACTGACTCTCATAGCCGAACCATTTCCCCAACTTTGATACGGTTCAGGTTCGCTAGAAAATAACCATTTCTTAAAAGAATGTCCATAACCAACTTCCATGTATTTTCTACAAATAGAACGGACTATTAGTTGTAATGGTATCGATGTATCCAAAAGCCAATTTGCAACAGCAATAGTAAGGACTGTATCATCCGTATATGTACTATTATTATTGAATAGAGTAAAATTGTAATCCTTCGTTCTATTCCCTTTTAATTCATACGATGAGCCAATAATGTCTCCTGCAATAGCACCAGCTATAGGCAGAATTTTTAAAATATCTTGTTTTGTCATATTTCCAATATTTTATTAATACTTAATTGGTTACCAACTTTAAAATTGTTTTCTTGTTTCCCTAGTTTTATCATCGTATTCATAATTTCTATAAAATCAGATATGGTTCCCTCCATTGAAAATGATTGAATATTGCTAACATTCAGGTCTTTAATGTTCTGGACTTGCTCATATCTACGATAAATATCGCCAGTAACAATAGATATGGCTGGGATTCCTAAATAAGCCAATTCACTCAAGGTATTTCGTCCGGATCTTGTTATCACAAGGCAAGCATCTTTGTAATAATGCTCTGCTGGAATAATTTCCTTATATAAAAATACATTATTAGGACAATTATCTCTATTCAATTCATCATAAATATTTTTACTTGAGCAAAGTATGTTTATTCTATACTTTGGAAAATAAGCAGCTACTTTTTTACACAACAAACCTATATGCAGGGTCGTTTCAACAAATTGCTCTCCTACATTGATGGTGCCACCACCCAATACACAATAGATATTATTTGTTGGAACATTCTTAATCGAAATAACCTCATTGCGGATTATAGTGTTGACAGAAATGAAATCATTGAATTTTTCATTGTGTTCCAATATTCTCAACCCATGAACAATCCCTAGATCACTTAAAGAATACATTTCTTTAAAGAAATCCATAGCTTCTTGATTATTATGAGGGTTATCAATATCAGAGGGATTAAGCAATGAGACAATTTTTATGTTAGGGTGAGAAATTTTAATAGACTGTAAAATTAATGGTTCACCATCAATTACTATTATTTCAGGATTAAACTTATTAATAATATCGTGAATATAATGTCCTATGTTATTAGTAGGCAAAAGTCCAATAGAGCAGTAATCCATAGGTGTTACTTCTTGTAAGGTATCATAGCCACGAGACTCCAAATATTTCTTCCCTTGAAGATAACTAATAAACATAATCTCGTATCCATAGTTATCTCTCAAGTATTCTAAAATAGAAACACCAGCAACTATTCTTCCTAATCCTGGGAAGCCACGAAATATACCAATTATCCTTTTCATTTTTCTACAGATGTCATTTTATAAATTTCTGATATGGAATATCTTCTTATTTGCAAAGAGTCTACACAAAGAGATGTACCTCCTTTATTTACTGAAAAAGCATACTGATAATGCCTGGCAACACAACTTTTTATATAATCATTAAATGCACCATATGGATATGCGTATGATGAAAATTCACCGAAATGATTTATGATGAAATCTTTAGACTGTTGAAGTTCAATCTCCAATTCCTCATCTGTTAATTTCAAAAGATTATAATGAGAAACACCGTGAGATGCAATTTCCCAACCATGATTATTAAGATTTTTCAATTCATTCATATTTAGGTGTTCTCTAAGGTGTGAATCCTTATTATTCCACCTATTATTTTTTCCAATCAATCCTGTACAAACAAAAACAGTCGCAGTAAAACCATATTCGTCAAGAATTGGCATAGCAAAATCAATCAGGCCTTTATATCCATCATCAAATGTACAAACAATCCAATTCTTTCTTGTTTCCATATCTTTTCCTAAGTAATCAGACATAGAACATAGACCGTAGCCTGCTAAATAAACTTGTTTAACAAATTTGGCAAATACCGATATGGGTGTTGTAATACTGTCATGTAATGTTCCTTGAACATCATGTA
Proteins encoded in this region:
- a CDS encoding GTP 3',8-cyclase MoaA family protein, yielding MLVTKDKIRFIVDIVDHCNLNCKCCGHFSPLAQKSFLDKETFEKDICRLYELLNGNIHCLELMGGEALLHPQLEDFITITNQYVSGEKYLCTNGLLLPNLSDKIYKLCADTNTIISITMYPIDIDWDKINMKASLYGTKLYCIKSPGKVTKSWFKNLRDSSGSQNMEENFNKCFWKARCVVLEHGRLSSCVVPFKAKFFQKYFHSNIFDTSLNNSIDIYDAKSIDEIVDFLNKPIPCCKYCLPNQEQEIQWGVSKKDINEWI
- a CDS encoding glycosyltransferase, translated to MKRIIGIFRGFPGLGRIVAGVSILEYLRDNYGYEIMFISYLQGKKYLESRGYDTLQEVTPMDYCSIGLLPTNNIGHYIHDIINKFNPEIIVIDGEPLILQSIKISHPNIKIVSLLNPSDIDNPHNNQEAMDFFKEMYSLSDLGIVHGLRILEHNEKFNDFISVNTIIRNEVISIKNVPTNNIYCVLGGGTINVGEQFVETTLHIGLLCKKVAAYFPKYRINILCSSKNIYDELNRDNCPNNVFLYKEIIPAEHYYKDACLVITRSGRNTLSELAYLGIPAISIVTGDIYRRYEQVQNIKDLNVSNIQSFSMEGTISDFIEIMNTMIKLGKQENNFKVGNQLSINKILEI
- a CDS encoding metallophosphoesterase family protein translates to MRIIHISDIHLENHGLPIWNTDTKLHFDKAIKKIQTMDNIDAIIISGDLSNDGSAWSYNYIDNLLAKTNIPTFCCPGNHDNLDIFYGSHKSWFYKNCELFMLNGWTFIMLNSVMAGKSRGNFYPDKFLDLLKHSCGPTVIVLHHPPIEQDGWLNRKLLENRDVFNDIIHKYKNIRLVLYGHTHHHEIKTIDGIIYSSASSIGFAFHPKLLKFQIAHGREGFSLITLNDSNIIIENILI
- a CDS encoding PHP domain-containing protein, which produces MERASLFFGDEELNLYANQILNLIDSFSKESDDSIIDQNNIHQLIFDNRTIGYFREYKNKGTIEFIDRYLADIPDWLRSLILPNFLDLKELRSIIKNDLINSKQQLYRYYLSDKAKSIYGADRADLYAYYVENLESADFPHKYAINNNGSESYICGKKLFGSFHNHTNYSDGRCKISELRKLAIECGREYVGISDHSKIVNGVKEDDLFKQIEEIDKLNRLSRPTILKSIECEILSDGSLDFETKILAQLDYVIVAVHRDVCMTKKEATKRILKAIEHPESNILAHPSSRIYKRNIGLYLDMYRIIDACVQNNVVVEINGDPLRLDLDPKYVQYAITKGAMFSLDSDTHTQKSFYNINNAIRIAEDNNIPIESIINLKTKTELFKTTFNK
- a CDS encoding ADP-ribosylglycohydrolase family protein, whose translation is MTKQDILKILPIAGAIAGDIIGSSYELKGNRTKDYNFTLFNNNSTYTDDTVLTIAVANWLLDTSIPLQLIVRSICRKYMEVGYGHSFKKWLFSSEPEPYQSWGNGSAMRVSPIVLKTPSLKDALQVAEETAIITHNHSEGIKGAKAVTAAIFLARHGFTKVNIKDYIENKFGYNLSRDINTIRTNYSFDSSCQGSVPEAIIAFLQSSDFEDAIRLAVSLGGDADTQACIAGSIAASFYDEIPDNILDFVFNKLPEDFIDILHKFIDSLIYGSQSAVILTAKEDLFLNSYIRYTFALAVTDSTKVFIPKGTRVYVEIKDRKCSMTQVLSNREQIFSRIENELKNKFPDFTSEYPYLCNGILLDIDFDMYNSFYISEVSDDDIFNLFNI